A window of the Cystobacter fuscus genome harbors these coding sequences:
- a CDS encoding YkgJ family cysteine cluster protein: MRGRDWDEDGGGEGDERPFSGGTHEEERALKELRTVYRQADAAYAPFSCPASGECCQLAKTRRQPWLWWPEWLLLTRRHPLPPPRKDGGCPYLDTEGRRCTVYADRPFGCRTFFCERIRGPARQPADTVTTLLVRLERISQRLMPTLTGPRELLDWHAEALSENGPEEEP; encoded by the coding sequence ATGCGCGGCCGGGACTGGGACGAGGATGGCGGCGGAGAGGGCGACGAGCGGCCCTTCTCCGGAGGTACCCACGAGGAGGAGCGGGCGCTCAAGGAGCTGCGCACCGTCTACCGCCAGGCCGACGCGGCCTACGCCCCCTTCTCCTGCCCGGCCAGTGGCGAGTGCTGCCAGCTCGCGAAGACCCGGCGCCAGCCCTGGCTGTGGTGGCCCGAATGGCTGCTGCTCACGCGCCGCCACCCGCTGCCCCCGCCCCGGAAGGACGGCGGCTGCCCCTACCTGGACACCGAGGGCCGACGCTGCACCGTGTACGCGGACCGGCCCTTCGGCTGCCGCACCTTCTTCTGCGAGCGCATCCGGGGCCCGGCCCGCCAGCCCGCGGACACGGTGACCACCCTGCTGGTGCGCCTGGAGCGCATCTCCCAACGCCTGATGCCCACGTTGACGGGCCCCCGGGAGCTGCTCGACTGGCACGCGGAGGCCCTCTCCGAAAACGGGCCCGAGGAGGAGCCATGA
- a CDS encoding YtxH domain-containing protein gives MTRKALLAVTLGTLLAGSVGCHRNTRERAEDTAEDAADKVEDAAEKAGDKAEDAAEKAGDKIEDATDK, from the coding sequence ATGACGAGGAAGGCACTGCTGGCCGTGACGCTGGGAACGCTGCTGGCCGGTAGCGTGGGCTGCCACCGCAACACGCGCGAGCGCGCCGAGGACACCGCCGAGGACGCCGCCGACAAGGTCGAGGACGCCGCCGAGAAGGCCGGTGACAAGGCCGAGGATGCCGCCGAGAAGGCCGGCGACAAGATCGAGGACGCGACCGACAAGTAG
- a CDS encoding class I SAM-dependent rRNA methyltransferase: MPKPPFGPRPDRRPGPAPAGRKRPSHRPEQIAPDRTTPDIGPDGLPQVSLVRRGVERWQAGHPWIYRADLNGDPALEGGEVVRVVDGRGWFLGKAFYSKQSKISLRWLSYEDVPVDTDFFRQRLALADAMRQRALPGETTYRVVHGEADLLPGLVVDRYGDCVSVQFLIPGTEQRKAMFVELLTELYKPRAIVNRSDVGVRALEGLPQEKGVLTGSLPGPVAYDEGLVRVRADLLEGQKTGSFLDQRENHVMASQYAFGEALDCFSYVGGFALQLATRARSVTAVEISDVAAAQLRANAAANKLSNVDVVVANAFDYLRDALDDGKRFDTIVLDPPSFAKNKDAIPGALRGYKEINLRAIQLLRPGGYLISASCTYHIDEQAFEDMLASAAADAKRRVQIVEKRGAGKDHPVLLNLRETRYLKCFVLRVL, translated from the coding sequence ATGCCCAAGCCCCCCTTCGGTCCCCGTCCTGATCGCCGCCCCGGTCCCGCCCCCGCCGGGCGCAAACGCCCCTCGCACCGCCCCGAGCAGATCGCCCCGGATCGCACCACGCCGGACATCGGGCCGGATGGGCTGCCCCAGGTGTCGCTCGTGCGCCGGGGCGTCGAGCGCTGGCAGGCGGGCCACCCGTGGATCTACCGCGCCGACCTCAACGGCGACCCCGCCCTGGAGGGCGGCGAGGTGGTGCGCGTGGTGGATGGGCGGGGCTGGTTCCTCGGCAAGGCCTTCTACTCCAAGCAGTCGAAGATCTCCCTGCGCTGGCTGTCCTACGAGGACGTGCCGGTGGACACGGACTTCTTCCGTCAGCGCCTGGCCCTCGCGGACGCGATGCGCCAGCGCGCCCTGCCCGGCGAGACCACGTACCGCGTGGTGCACGGCGAGGCGGACCTGCTGCCGGGACTCGTGGTGGACCGCTATGGCGACTGCGTGAGCGTGCAGTTCCTCATCCCCGGCACCGAGCAGCGCAAGGCGATGTTCGTGGAGCTGCTCACGGAGCTGTACAAGCCCCGCGCCATCGTCAACCGCTCGGACGTGGGCGTGCGCGCCCTGGAGGGGCTGCCCCAGGAGAAGGGCGTGCTGACGGGCTCGCTGCCCGGACCCGTGGCCTATGACGAGGGGCTGGTGCGCGTGCGCGCGGACCTGCTCGAGGGGCAGAAGACGGGCTCGTTCCTGGACCAGCGGGAGAACCACGTCATGGCGTCGCAGTACGCCTTCGGCGAGGCGCTGGACTGCTTCTCCTACGTGGGCGGCTTCGCGCTGCAGCTGGCCACCCGGGCCAGGAGCGTCACGGCGGTGGAGATCTCCGACGTGGCGGCGGCCCAGCTGCGCGCGAACGCGGCGGCCAACAAGCTCTCCAACGTGGACGTGGTGGTGGCCAACGCCTTCGACTACCTGCGCGACGCGCTGGACGATGGCAAGCGCTTCGACACCATCGTGTTGGACCCGCCCTCGTTCGCCAAGAACAAGGACGCCATCCCCGGAGCGCTGCGCGGCTACAAGGAGATCAACCTGCGCGCCATCCAGCTCTTGCGGCCGGGCGGCTATCTCATCTCCGCGAGCTGCACGTACCACATCGACGAGCAGGCCTTCGAGGACATGCTGGCCTCGGCGGCGGCGGACGCGAAGCGGCGGGTGCAGATCGTCGAGAAGCGGGGCGCGGGCAAGGATCACCCCGTGTTGTTGAACCTGCGCGAGACGCGCTACCTCAAGTGCTTCGTGCTGCGGGTGCTCTGA
- a CDS encoding FxsA family protein yields the protein MSRFLLPLVLLPFVELYLLSLIAHEVGIVPMLALVLLSGVIGASLARREGLRVLRRWQESVAQRRVPEEGLLGGVLVLAGGLLLVLPGVVSDVLGLLLLLPPTRRVVARWVRRGVERRMASGSIRVTTFSTGPFPGGPFGPPPVEPPFPPESPRRPRIERGAGPEVDAEFTEDKGRE from the coding sequence GTGTCCAGGTTCCTCTTGCCGCTCGTGCTCCTGCCGTTCGTGGAGCTCTACCTGTTGTCGCTCATCGCCCATGAGGTGGGGATCGTCCCCATGCTCGCCCTGGTGCTCCTCTCGGGAGTGATTGGCGCCTCGCTGGCCCGGAGGGAAGGGCTGCGGGTGCTGCGCCGCTGGCAGGAGTCCGTGGCCCAGCGCCGGGTGCCCGAGGAAGGGCTGCTGGGGGGCGTGCTCGTCCTCGCGGGGGGCCTGCTGCTGGTGCTCCCGGGCGTGGTGTCCGACGTCCTGGGCCTGTTGCTGTTGTTGCCGCCCACGCGCCGCGTCGTGGCCCGCTGGGTGCGCCGGGGCGTCGAGCGCCGCATGGCGTCCGGCTCCATCCGCGTGACGACGTTCTCCACGGGTCCCTTTCCCGGCGGTCCGTTCGGGCCGCCCCCGGTGGAGCCACCCTTTCCTCCGGAGTCCCCCCGTCGGCCCCGCATCGAGCGCGGCGCGGGCCCCGAGGTGGATGCCGAGTTCACCGAGGACAAGGGGCGCGAGTAG
- a CDS encoding ferrochelatase, with amino-acid sequence MISDVRMLLERLVRLGPALGARASLDPSRARAPLPVELAERLMAGEEARRRAFAEALADVVGVLVEDFPDNIFWDLDYLACCLWKTGGPDEMRAFAGRVVALCRGFGNKSELRFRYAHDFLFGYDWARWVAREPEARAGIGPFDPVFLDYLDTRLQELRELIADHDAKYGPLEGRAFRNPFSFRREPRDEARLHQVLAREELIPVKAWRLDGERRWDLPFTELRAEVAERLGLAREDAS; translated from the coding sequence GTGATCAGTGATGTCCGGATGCTTCTCGAGCGGCTGGTGCGCCTGGGGCCCGCCCTGGGGGCGCGTGCCTCGTTGGATCCTTCCCGTGCGCGCGCGCCGCTGCCCGTGGAACTGGCGGAGCGTTTGATGGCGGGCGAGGAAGCGCGACGGCGGGCCTTCGCCGAGGCACTGGCCGACGTGGTGGGCGTGCTCGTCGAGGACTTTCCGGACAACATCTTCTGGGACCTGGACTACCTGGCCTGTTGCCTGTGGAAGACGGGTGGACCGGACGAGATGCGCGCGTTCGCCGGGCGGGTGGTGGCGTTGTGCCGGGGCTTCGGCAACAAGTCCGAGCTGCGCTTCCGCTACGCCCATGACTTCCTGTTCGGCTACGACTGGGCCCGTTGGGTGGCGCGCGAGCCCGAGGCGCGTGCGGGCATCGGGCCTTTCGATCCAGTGTTCCTCGACTACCTGGACACGCGGCTCCAGGAGCTGCGTGAACTCATCGCGGACCACGACGCCAAGTACGGGCCGCTCGAGGGCCGGGCCTTCCGCAATCCCTTCTCCTTCCGCCGCGAGCCCCGGGACGAGGCACGGCTGCACCAGGTGCTCGCCCGCGAGGAACTCATCCCGGTCAAGGCGTGGCGCCTGGATGGCGAGCGCCGCTGGGATCTGCCCTTCACCGAGCTGCGCGCCGAGGTCGCCGAGCGGTTGGGGCTCGCGCGGGAAGACGCGTCGTGA
- a CDS encoding DUF1579 domain-containing protein yields MAKQSLEQSQAEGGLHHQLSKLVGEWEGVTRTWFEPDTLEDESVWRGTIRPVLGGRFVVHEYEGAFKGKPLAGMAIYGYHLDPERYEMAWVDSFHSGTGIMFSTGSRGGQGYAVQGSYAAPSGPPWGWRTEIHQPEPDRLLITHYNIPPEGQGPETKAVETEYRRRAPSR; encoded by the coding sequence ATGGCGAAACAATCGTTGGAGCAGTCCCAGGCGGAGGGTGGTCTCCATCATCAGTTGTCGAAGCTCGTGGGCGAGTGGGAGGGCGTGACGCGGACGTGGTTCGAGCCCGACACGCTCGAAGACGAGTCCGTCTGGCGCGGGACGATCCGTCCCGTGCTCGGGGGGCGCTTCGTGGTGCATGAGTACGAGGGCGCCTTCAAGGGCAAGCCGCTCGCCGGGATGGCCATCTATGGCTATCACCTCGATCCCGAGCGCTACGAAATGGCCTGGGTCGACAGCTTCCACAGCGGCACTGGCATCATGTTCTCCACGGGAAGCCGGGGCGGCCAGGGCTACGCCGTCCAGGGCAGCTACGCGGCGCCCTCCGGTCCGCCCTGGGGCTGGCGCACGGAGATCCATCAGCCCGAGCCGGATCGGCTGCTCATCACCCACTACAACATTCCGCCCGAGGGCCAGGGCCCGGAGACCAAGGCCGTCGAGACGGAGTACCGGCGGCGCGCTCCCTCGCGCTGA
- a CDS encoding MFS transporter, producing MSTPSTPQEPGLYSNLWKLQGIRLLFWMHFFSAVLVPFYTDWGGLSLAQVLYLNAWFFLCNFLFEVPTGSVADFLGRKASLALGSAVGIGAALIYVSRPSFLVFMAAEVLFAIAYTLHSGADEALAYDSLKANGLVERAPQVLGRMESFKLGGIITATLAGGFIASTFGLSAPMRAYVIPAALALLLSLTLREPPVQASERKERLPYTRIITEGGRYFLGHKVVLLLAVELALTNALAWGLIWLFQPLLERAGLPLRFFGVVHALSCVGQILFLGNSARLERWSGSMRRLLLGATVLAGLSFLLLASTRWLPLVIVGIIVGFTFSLPRIPLFSAYINHHVPSERRATVLSFVSMVRTLGIVVMNPLIGLLAEWSLSGTMALLGAGLLALAAGSRIEERHLSLPSEPPAAG from the coding sequence ATGAGCACCCCGTCCACGCCCCAGGAGCCCGGCCTGTATTCCAACCTCTGGAAGCTCCAGGGCATCCGCCTGCTGTTCTGGATGCACTTCTTCTCAGCCGTCCTCGTGCCGTTCTACACGGATTGGGGAGGCCTCTCGCTCGCCCAGGTGCTCTACCTCAACGCCTGGTTCTTCCTGTGCAACTTCCTCTTCGAGGTCCCCACCGGCAGCGTGGCGGACTTCCTCGGACGCAAGGCGTCCCTGGCGCTCGGCAGCGCGGTGGGCATCGGCGCGGCCCTGATCTACGTGTCCCGGCCCTCCTTCCTGGTGTTCATGGCCGCCGAGGTGCTCTTCGCCATCGCCTACACCCTGCACTCCGGTGCCGACGAGGCGCTCGCCTATGACAGCCTCAAGGCGAACGGCCTGGTGGAGCGCGCGCCCCAGGTGCTCGGCCGCATGGAGTCCTTCAAGCTCGGGGGCATCATCACCGCCACCCTCGCCGGAGGCTTCATCGCGAGCACCTTCGGCCTGAGCGCCCCCATGCGCGCCTATGTCATTCCCGCCGCGCTCGCCCTGCTGCTCTCCCTCACCCTGCGCGAGCCCCCCGTCCAGGCGAGCGAGCGCAAGGAGCGCCTCCCCTACACCCGCATCATCACCGAGGGGGGCCGCTACTTCCTCGGCCACAAGGTGGTCCTGCTGCTCGCCGTGGAGCTCGCCCTGACCAATGCCCTCGCCTGGGGCCTCATCTGGTTGTTCCAGCCGCTGCTCGAGCGCGCCGGACTGCCCCTGCGCTTCTTCGGCGTCGTGCACGCCCTGTCCTGCGTCGGGCAGATCCTCTTCCTCGGCAACTCCGCGCGGCTCGAGCGCTGGAGCGGCTCCATGCGCCGGCTGCTGCTCGGAGCCACCGTGCTCGCGGGCCTGAGCTTCCTGCTGCTCGCCAGCACCCGGTGGCTGCCCCTCGTCATCGTGGGGATCATCGTGGGCTTCACCTTCAGCCTGCCGCGCATCCCCCTGTTCAGCGCCTACATCAACCACCACGTGCCCTCGGAGCGGCGCGCCACCGTGCTCTCCTTCGTGTCCATGGTGCGCACGCTGGGGATCGTGGTGATGAACCCCCTCATCGGGCTGCTCGCCGAGTGGTCGCTGTCCGGGACGATGGCCCTGTTGGGGGCGGGACTGCTCGCGCTGGCGGCGGGCTCGCGAATCGAGGAGCGGCACTTGAGCCTCCCCTCCGAGCCCCCCGCCGCGGGTTGA
- a CDS encoding lycopene cyclase domain-containing protein, translating into MTYEFLVLSLLFLVPGALIWFVRPDLRWLMKRTVPFSLPFATTEWLFYPEYWTPRFLFDLADRIGFGLEDVLFVAGLGAFASTAYAVAFRRAVVPRGAAVRSLLRAVGALGLVLGLAGLLRGVGVPILYASVVAMGVCAAGLLWVRPDLWGPGLLGGLVSAVIYLGLCLIFAGLVPGVFERTWRPSLLLPGRFLGVPLDELLYGWGAGVAATVVPAWAFGFGFGRR; encoded by the coding sequence ATGACGTACGAGTTCCTGGTGTTGTCGCTCCTGTTCCTCGTGCCCGGAGCGCTCATCTGGTTCGTCCGCCCGGACCTGCGCTGGCTGATGAAGCGGACGGTGCCCTTTTCGCTCCCGTTCGCCACCACCGAGTGGCTCTTCTATCCGGAGTACTGGACGCCCCGGTTCCTGTTCGATCTGGCCGATCGGATCGGCTTCGGGCTCGAGGACGTGTTGTTCGTCGCCGGGCTGGGGGCCTTCGCCTCCACCGCCTATGCCGTGGCGTTCCGCCGGGCCGTGGTGCCACGAGGAGCTGCCGTGCGCTCCCTGTTACGGGCCGTGGGGGCCCTGGGACTCGTGTTGGGGTTGGCGGGGCTGTTGCGAGGGGTGGGGGTGCCCATCCTCTACGCCTCGGTGGTGGCGATGGGGGTGTGCGCGGCGGGTCTGTTGTGGGTGCGCCCGGACCTGTGGGGGCCGGGGCTGCTCGGGGGGCTGGTGTCGGCGGTCATCTACCTGGGGCTGTGCCTGATCTTCGCGGGGCTCGTGCCCGGGGTCTTCGAGCGCACCTGGAGGCCGAGCCTCCTGCTCCCGGGCCGGTTTCTCGGCGTTCCACTCGACGAGCTGCTGTACGGGTGGGGCGCGGGGGTGGCCGCCACGGTCGTTCCGGCCTGGGCGTTCGGGTTCGGGTTCGGGAGGCGGTAG
- a CDS encoding ankyrin repeat domain-containing protein, which yields MIGNRVNKPHDPRVAASARQSSPAQSTQGVTGGATTTASTVPGTIAAQSASGQGPLSASTSSVHQDGLDKPNPHGRDAATAARPPTTEDFRLLNSRRDSVLPTNRREVVDTASPGGAGTALHQAVLEKDIDKVRALISAGVRPTALDESRRSPLDLLDSMSLDPSTKQQLRHELLASKNPTAPAHYTKWEAGHGSPWGLEILVSGELKGGVNDAKGGAESLEGMVFFSDRTPERSTDSTTRANLRNKARLYAEGKGTKPSSAVNRALQYKMTQALQEAADKGTPLELTKKPIQINVDSMDEAHAALKTQMQSILTDNSFLLPGLAKMSPGQISSKLKFPSEITISSRDGGERKIAGSELAELYAKLGGELKSELENGKAPFLGLINNGAIVPMVFGFEKLSGLKSHTISGAPNEAPKQFSYQNKNHPLGGSETGGKLKEIELRDLKDLATLQLGCLAKGVEIPPDVVIRISPAAGIKSRTGVKAQYLTREQVEGFNSRLLQEIASATRLPPGEVSAALAKAPISTLQTINGSLRERPLDTFVPERRSGDEFIP from the coding sequence ATGATTGGTAATAGAGTCAATAAGCCTCACGACCCGCGGGTTGCTGCTTCAGCAAGACAGAGCTCTCCGGCCCAGTCGACCCAGGGCGTGACTGGCGGCGCCACGACCACGGCGAGCACGGTCCCGGGCACGATTGCGGCACAGTCCGCCTCTGGGCAAGGACCCCTCTCCGCCAGCACCTCCAGCGTGCACCAGGATGGGCTCGACAAACCAAATCCTCATGGCCGGGACGCCGCCACTGCGGCCAGGCCTCCGACGACAGAAGACTTCCGCTTGCTGAACTCGCGGCGCGACTCCGTGCTGCCCACGAACCGCCGCGAGGTGGTGGACACCGCCTCCCCTGGAGGTGCTGGGACCGCGCTGCATCAGGCGGTGTTGGAGAAGGATATTGATAAGGTGCGAGCCTTGATTTCAGCGGGCGTGCGGCCGACGGCTTTGGACGAATCCCGGAGATCACCTCTTGATCTCCTCGATTCCATGTCGCTGGACCCTTCGACAAAGCAACAGCTTCGCCACGAACTCCTTGCCTCGAAAAACCCGACGGCACCAGCCCATTATACCAAATGGGAGGCCGGGCACGGAAGTCCATGGGGGTTGGAAATCCTTGTTTCCGGAGAGCTGAAAGGCGGCGTAAACGATGCCAAGGGAGGTGCCGAGTCGCTCGAAGGAATGGTCTTCTTCTCGGACCGGACGCCTGAGCGTTCGACGGACAGCACGACGCGAGCCAACTTGCGAAACAAAGCAAGACTCTATGCGGAGGGCAAGGGAACAAAGCCTTCTTCGGCCGTCAACCGTGCTTTGCAATACAAGATGACCCAGGCGTTGCAAGAGGCCGCGGACAAGGGGACGCCACTGGAGCTGACGAAGAAACCGATTCAGATCAACGTTGACTCCATGGACGAGGCCCATGCCGCGCTCAAGACGCAAATGCAGTCAATATTGACCGACAACAGCTTCTTGCTTCCCGGATTGGCGAAGATGTCGCCCGGGCAGATAAGCAGCAAATTGAAGTTTCCCAGTGAGATTACGATTTCGTCACGAGATGGGGGCGAGCGGAAGATCGCTGGAAGCGAACTCGCCGAACTTTATGCGAAGCTCGGTGGCGAACTGAAGTCGGAGCTTGAAAATGGCAAGGCACCGTTCCTTGGATTGATCAACAATGGAGCAATCGTGCCCATGGTTTTCGGATTCGAGAAGCTCTCGGGACTGAAGAGCCACACCATTTCTGGGGCTCCGAATGAGGCGCCCAAACAGTTCTCGTATCAGAACAAGAATCATCCGCTCGGTGGTTCGGAGACGGGCGGCAAGCTGAAGGAAATCGAGCTGCGGGACTTGAAGGATCTGGCGACGCTGCAATTGGGGTGCCTTGCCAAGGGGGTCGAAATTCCCCCAGATGTTGTCATTCGCATCAGTCCCGCCGCTGGGATCAAATCTCGAACCGGCGTCAAGGCGCAGTATCTGACGAGGGAGCAAGTCGAGGGGTTCAATTCCCGTCTGTTGCAGGAAATAGCGAGCGCCACACGATTGCCCCCGGGCGAAGTGTCTGCTGCTCTCGCGAAGGCCCCCATCAGCACGTTGCAAACCATCAACGGTAGTTTGCGCGAGCGCCCACTCGATACCTTTGTCCCCGAGCGCCGTTCTGGCGACGAGTTCATTCCGTGA
- a CDS encoding DUF7107 domain-containing protein — protein sequence MSTVPSQKVSLLPPMLALIVGFFAGCVLVHDDDDGYGRPGQYACDDNSDCRSNQYCMRGQCEDLDAQAETCRSAGDCTRGDTCVNGVCNQSCKRNADCPNGGYCDGYYCQVTSRPDAGTKPTDGGTRPTDGGLPPVDGGSGCPRPPTDGGTGTPIDAGSAVCVRNADCPSGNYCINNACVRGCSADSDCGAAQQCSAGLCRPRAEPSCTSASQCASGSDCVDGSCRVPCTSTTTCATGSVCKVGYCQPSDSPGSGAECSVNCDCPSGERCVEGTCQL from the coding sequence ATGTCGACCGTTCCGTCCCAGAAGGTGTCTCTGCTGCCCCCGATGCTCGCCCTCATCGTGGGCTTCTTCGCTGGATGTGTCTTGGTCCACGACGACGACGATGGCTACGGCCGTCCCGGGCAATACGCATGTGACGACAACTCGGACTGTCGCTCCAACCAGTACTGTATGAGGGGCCAATGTGAGGACCTGGACGCGCAGGCGGAGACCTGTCGCTCGGCGGGGGACTGCACGCGCGGCGACACGTGCGTCAACGGCGTGTGCAACCAGTCGTGTAAGCGCAACGCGGACTGCCCCAACGGCGGCTACTGTGACGGGTACTACTGCCAGGTGACGTCGCGTCCCGACGCGGGCACGAAGCCCACGGATGGCGGCACGAGGCCCACGGATGGCGGGCTGCCTCCGGTGGATGGCGGCTCGGGCTGCCCGCGTCCGCCCACGGACGGCGGCACGGGCACCCCGATCGACGCGGGCTCGGCCGTGTGCGTGCGCAACGCGGACTGCCCCTCGGGCAACTACTGCATCAACAACGCGTGTGTGCGGGGCTGCTCGGCGGACTCCGACTGCGGTGCCGCGCAGCAGTGCTCGGCCGGACTGTGCCGTCCTCGCGCGGAGCCCTCGTGCACCAGTGCCTCGCAGTGCGCCTCGGGTTCGGACTGCGTGGACGGCTCCTGCCGCGTGCCTTGCACCTCCACCACCACGTGCGCCACGGGCTCCGTGTGTAAGGTGGGCTACTGCCAGCCCTCCGACTCCCCGGGCAGCGGCGCGGAGTGCTCCGTCAATTGTGATTGCCCCTCGGGCGAGCGGTGCGTGGAAGGCACCTGCCAGTTGTAA
- a CDS encoding prenyltransferase encodes MSPGLARLRAWLQASRLPSQSYIALPLLLGQFIAVHATGGALRMGTLVAVQLFGVLDQLFIVYANDWADQETDRRNRTATVFSGGSRVLVEGRLSPRALGTAAIVCAVALVGVSVGLAVVHRAPLLGVLAVAAVALLWAYSYPPLRLSYRGGGELLQMLGVAGVLPLYGYLAQGGALADFPWALTVMLWPTHLACSIATALPDEPSDRDSDKRTLPVRVGGERAAWVIVALNGLTWALAPRGLASVGLEVGAALGVPMAATLAVVGVRPAPPGSWRIQARVAAAITATLAMVAWPLLGLVWP; translated from the coding sequence GTGAGCCCGGGCCTCGCGCGCCTCCGGGCCTGGCTCCAGGCGTCGCGGCTGCCCTCCCAGTCGTACATCGCGCTTCCGCTGCTGCTCGGGCAGTTCATCGCGGTGCACGCGACGGGTGGCGCGTTGCGGATGGGGACACTCGTCGCGGTGCAGCTCTTCGGGGTGTTGGATCAGCTCTTCATCGTCTACGCCAATGACTGGGCGGACCAGGAGACGGATCGCCGCAACCGCACGGCGACGGTGTTCTCGGGGGGCTCACGGGTGCTGGTCGAGGGCCGGCTCTCCCCCAGGGCGCTGGGGACGGCGGCGATCGTCTGCGCGGTGGCGTTGGTCGGTGTGTCGGTGGGGCTGGCGGTGGTGCACCGCGCGCCGCTGCTCGGGGTGCTGGCGGTGGCGGCGGTGGCGCTGCTGTGGGCCTACAGCTATCCGCCGTTGCGGCTGTCCTACCGGGGCGGCGGCGAGCTGTTGCAGATGCTGGGCGTGGCCGGGGTGTTGCCGCTGTATGGGTACCTCGCCCAGGGCGGAGCGCTCGCGGACTTCCCCTGGGCGCTCACGGTGATGCTGTGGCCCACCCACCTCGCGTGCTCCATCGCCACCGCGCTCCCCGACGAGCCCTCGGATCGGGACAGCGACAAGCGCACGCTGCCGGTCCGCGTGGGCGGGGAGCGGGCCGCCTGGGTCATCGTGGCGCTCAACGGGCTCACCTGGGCCCTGGCGCCGCGCGGGCTGGCGTCGGTGGGGCTGGAGGTGGGGGCGGCACTGGGGGTGCCCATGGCCGCGACGCTCGCGGTGGTGGGGGTACGTCCCGCGCCGCCGGGCTCGTGGCGGATCCAGGCCCGGGTGGCCGCCGCGATCACCGCGACCCTGGCCATGGTGGCGTGGCCGCTGCTCGGGCTGGTGTGGCCATGA
- a CDS encoding prenyltransferase — protein MVGVESMGAARRWWYALKPASWPKVFVPALFGQAMGAASAGRWSVGALAWGVLWTALDITFIVLLNDWGDREVDALKRRMFPRGCSPKTIPDGILPARALLLAGLGAGAGALVLAGAAGAALARPLLLPLAALSLFIFAAYTLPPLRLNYRGGGELLEMVGVGGVLPVLHAYAQCGQWAPQALLTWAPGLLALCLASALASGLSDEESDRAGGKRTFTTWLGNAAVRRASEGLLLAGAVLWLGMGQWGSLAALPVVFFSARAWRKSPEAVTNAFAAQGAYKLELHRAIWWGTLVLSGLVLVERWWGGAR, from the coding sequence GTGGTGGGTGTCGAGTCGATGGGAGCCGCGCGGCGGTGGTGGTACGCGCTGAAGCCGGCGAGCTGGCCGAAGGTGTTCGTCCCCGCGTTGTTCGGACAGGCGATGGGGGCGGCGAGCGCGGGGCGGTGGTCGGTGGGAGCGCTCGCGTGGGGGGTGCTGTGGACGGCGTTGGACATCACCTTCATCGTGCTGCTCAACGATTGGGGAGACCGCGAGGTGGATGCCCTCAAGCGCCGCATGTTCCCGCGCGGCTGTTCGCCGAAGACGATCCCCGACGGCATCCTCCCCGCGAGGGCCCTGTTGCTGGCGGGACTGGGAGCGGGAGCGGGGGCCCTGGTGTTGGCGGGCGCCGCCGGAGCCGCGCTCGCGCGGCCGTTGCTCCTGCCGCTCGCGGCCCTGAGCCTGTTCATCTTCGCCGCCTACACACTGCCTCCGCTGCGGCTCAACTACCGGGGGGGTGGGGAGCTGCTGGAGATGGTGGGCGTGGGCGGGGTGCTTCCCGTGTTGCATGCCTATGCGCAATGTGGACAGTGGGCGCCACAGGCCCTGCTCACCTGGGCTCCGGGACTGCTGGCGCTCTGCCTGGCGAGCGCGCTCGCCAGTGGGCTATCCGACGAGGAGAGTGACCGTGCCGGAGGCAAGCGCACCTTCACCACGTGGCTGGGGAACGCGGCGGTCCGGCGGGCCTCGGAGGGCCTGCTGTTGGCGGGGGCCGTGCTCTGGCTCGGGATGGGGCAGTGGGGGTCCCTGGCGGCGCTCCCGGTGGTGTTCTTCAGCGCACGCGCGTGGCGCAAGAGTCCGGAAGCGGTGACGAATGCGTTCGCGGCGCAAGGGGCCTACAAGTTGGAACTCCACCGCGCCATCTGGTGGGGCACGCTGGTGTTGTCCGGGTTGGTGCTCGTGGAGCGCTGGTGGGGAGGTGCTCGGTGA